The following proteins are encoded in a genomic region of Zea mays cultivar B73 chromosome 9, Zm-B73-REFERENCE-NAM-5.0, whole genome shotgun sequence:
- the LOC100192056 gene encoding putative oxysterol binding domain family protein, with translation MRARDLHPLCCLPAADGGPPPPPLAHAPPAVAGLLYKWTNIGKGWRPRWFAIRGAVLAYSKIPRRSTSPPSSATSSTATRIIGHARYGHDSPVGLVHLKISSFRESKSDDRRFYLITPAKTLQLRTDSANERAAWIEALVSARAESSPDGGLLTNQNDASFSTERLRNRMHEEGLGEEIIKDCEQIVHSEFSQYHTQMKQRCEEYVSFLSRLPQQFEVLSADDNANMIELHSHLMKPDYCSSGQGKCSESSDDVGQQELDELLDDDDYQFYDTRQSFSDSAGLSCLNMKCSNSGKDTFLYGDKFVKPKAGTGDSECLPPFFKRRTKLPDPVEKEKSVSLWSMIKDNVGRDLTQVCLPVYFNEPLSSLQKCFEDLEYSYLLDRAYECGLKVSHHPMVMACHCEGKGWKFWGDSNVKSKFWGQTIQLDPVGVLSVEFDDGEIFQWSKVTTTINNVIIGQIYCNHYGTMSITGNRGYSCKLIFKRQSFVERNPRQVEGLVKDGDGSTVASLMGKWDERMYCSASGQNVILLWEKNEASTNPTRYNLSSFAITLNELTPELKESLPPTDSRLRPDQRHVENGEYSKANAEKLRLERRQRMSRKMQDNGWKPRWFRRDDDTFRYVGGYWEARQQRKWDGCHDIFGEFV, from the exons ATGCGGGCGAGGGATTTGCACCCGCTGTGCTGCCTCCCCGCCGCCGACGGAGGACCCCCTCCGCCTCCCCTTGCTCATGCACCGCCGGCCGTGGCTGGGCTGCTCTACAAGTGGACCAACATCGGCAAGGGCTGGCGCCCGCGCTGGTTCGCCATCCGCGGTGCCGTCCTCGCCTACTCCAAGATTCCACGCCGCTCCACGTCGCccccctcctccgccacttcctcCACAGCCACCCGGATCATTGGGCACGCCCGATACGGCCACGACAGCCCCGTCGGCCTCGTGCACCTCAAG ATCTCCTCGTTCCGTGAAAGCAAGTCAGATGACAGGCGGTTCTACCTAATTACTCCAGCCAAGACGCTGCAGCTGAGAACAGACTCTGCTAATGAACGAGCGGCTTGGATTGAAGCCCTTGTTTCTGCTCGAGCTGAATCTTCTCCTGATGGGGGTTTATTGACTAACCAGAATGATGCATCATTTTCTACGGAGAGGCTTAGAAATCGCATGCACGAGGAAGGCCTTGGTGAGGAAATAATTAAAGACTGTGAACAGATTGTCCATTCAGAATTCTCACAGTATCACACACAGATGAAACAACGCTGTGAAGAATATGTAAGCTTTCTCAGCAGGCTTCCACAGCAGTTTGAG GTACTTAGCGCAGATGATAATGCTAATATGATTGAGCTCCACTCGCACTTGATGAAACCTGACTATTGCAGCTCTGGACAGGGAAAATGTAGTG AATCTTCTGATGATGTTGGGCAACAGGAgttggatgaacttttggatgacGATGACTATCAATTTTATGATACAAGGCAGAGTTTCAGTGATTCAGCAGGACTTTCTTGCTTGAACATGAAATGTTCAAATTCTGGCAAGGATACCTTTCTTTATGGTGATAAATTTGTGAAACCAAAAGCTGGTACAGGTGACAGTGAGTGCCTGCCACCGTTTTTCAAGCGTCGCACGAAGTTGCCTGATCCAGTTGAGAAGGAAAAAAGTGTTAGTCTTTGGTCAATGATCAAGGATAATGTCGGAAGAGATCTTACACAAGTATGTCTTCCAGTTTACTTTAACGAACCATTATCATCTCTTCAAAAATGCTTTGAGGACTTGGAGTATTCTTATTTGTTGGATCGTGCATATGAATGTGGCCTAAAG GTTAGTCATCATCCAATGGTCATGGCTTGTCATTGTGAAGGAAAAGGGTGGAAATTTTGGGGAGACAGCAATGTAAAGAGCAAGTTCTGGGGGCAAACAATCCAGCTGGATCCTGTTGGTGTGTTATCTGTAGAATTTGATGATGGAGAAATTTTCCAATGGAGTAAG GTTACAACAACAATTAATAACGTTATCATTGGTCAAATTTATTGTAATCACTATGGAACGATGAGTATAACTGGGAACAGGGGATATTCATGCAAGCTGATTTTCAAACGGCAATCTTTCGTTGAGCGCAACCCTCGGCAG GTTGAAGGATTGGTTAAGGACGGTGATGGTTCGACGGTGGCAAGCCTAATGGGAAAGTGGGATGAGAGGATGTACTGCAGCGCATCAGGGCAGAATGTGATTCTGTTGTGGGAGAAAAATGAAGCTTCGACTAATCCCACTCGCTATAACCTCTCATCGTTCGCAATAACTCTGAACGAGTTGACTCCAGAACTCAAG GAGAGCCTTCCACCAACGGATTCAAGACTCAGACCAGATCAGCGACATGTAGAGAACGGGGAGTATAGTAAGGCCAATGCTGAGAAGCTGCGACTGGAGAGGAGGCAACGGATG TCACGGAAGATGCAGGACAATGGTTGGAAACCAAGATGGTTCCGAAGGGATGATGACACATTCCGCTATGTGGGAGGTTACTGGGAGGCACGACAGCAGCGGAAATGGGACGGATGTCATGATATATTTGGTGAATTCGTGTGA
- the LOC100383156 gene encoding uncharacterized protein isoform X1 yields the protein MEKRGYGEEYINRYKMMTRFHHQRVPLVILVCGTACTGKSTIATQLAQRLNLPNVLQTDMVYELLRTSTDAPLTSVPVWARDFNSPEELITEFCRECRVVRKGLAGDLKKAMKDGKPIIIEGIHLDPSIYLMDEEKSDGNSRTEKTVTDSENPGISVERKVEHQFKNGLAENRMDSTEDNKNFVKSKKSTLEKGRTSEGLSYAQNHETKVHDSARSQEKNPKDESDGHKDLDQQKNNATKKDKPAAEPIIVPIVLRMSDFDHKALLEEWIATRAFRDNCIPQDHRKLINNLKLIQDYLCSFESQGLTIVDISANSFPQTLDWLHSYLLQCIERGLLAACLESCNQGQ from the exons ATGGAAAAACGGGGATACGGAGAGGAGTATATAAATCGCTATAAAATGATGACAAG GTTCCATCATCAACGGGTTCCACTAGTAATTTTGGTGTGTGGAACTGCCTGTACTGGAAAATCAACAATCGCTACACAACTTGCTCAGAGGCTCAATTTGCCTAATGTTTTGCAG ACTGACATGGTGTATGAGCTGCTGCGGACATCAACAGA TGCGCCACTTACTTCAGTTCCTGTGTGGGCTCGCGATTTTAATTCACCTGAAGAGCTTATCACTGAATTCTGCAGAGAATGCAGAGTTGTACGCAAGG GTTTGGCTGGCGATTTGAAGAAGGCCATGAAAGATGGGAAACCAATTATTATAGAG GGAATACATTTGGATCCAAGCATTTATCTTATGGATGAGGAAAAGAGTGATGGTAATTCCAGGACGGAGAAGACAGTAACAGATTCTGAAAATCCAGGCATCTCTGTAGAAAGGAAGGTCGAACATCAATTCAAAAATGGACTAGCAGAGAACAGAATGGATTCTACTGAGGACAACAAAAACTTTGTCAAAAGCAAAAAAAGCACGCTGGAGAAAGGTAGAACCAGTGAAGGTCTATCTTATGCTCAGAACCACGAAACCAAGGTCCATGATTCTGCACGTTCTCAAGAAAAAAATCCCAAGGATGAAA GTGATGGGCACAAAGATTTGGACCAACAGAAGAATAATGCCACCAAGAAAGACAAACCTGCTGCTGAGCCGATAATTGTTCCAATTGTACTGAGGATGTCTGATTTTGATCACAAA GCATTGCTAGAGGAATGGATAGCCACTAGAGCTTTCAGAGATAATTGCATTCCTCAG GATCATCGGAAACTTATAAACAACCTTAAGCTTATTCAGGACTACCTTTGTTCTTTTGAGTCACAG GGATTGACCATTGTTGATATCTCAGCAAATTCGTTTCCTCAAACATTAGATTGGCTTCACAGCTATCTTCTTCAG TGCATCGAGCGAGGTCTTTTGGCTGCGTGTTTAGAAAGCTGCAATCAAGGTCAATGA
- the LOC100383156 gene encoding uncharacterized protein LOC100383156 produces the protein MQQQQDPAPADPDPLPPPDLGDAAASSATQTIPSRNASSKYDFVKVKVWLGENADHYYVLSRFLLSRMLTVTKIPNHVAIKIALELKKLLVDNSLLDVSQSDLEANLFKLMEKRGYGEEYINRYKMMTRFHHQRVPLVILVCGTACTGKSTIATQLAQRLNLPNVLQTDMVYELLRTSTDAPLTSVPVWARDFNSPEELITEFCRECRVVRKGLAGDLKKAMKDGKPIIIEGIHLDPSIYLMDEEKSDGNSRTEKTVTDSENPGISVERKVEHQFKNGLAENRMDSTEDNKNFVKSKKSTLEKGRTSEGLSYAQNHETKVHDSARSQEKNPKDESDGHKDLDQQKNNATKKDKPAAEPIIVPIVLRMSDFDHKALLEEWIATRAFRDNCIPQDHRKLINNLKLIQDYLCSFESQGLTIVDISANSFPQTLDWLHSYLLQCIERGLLAACLESCNQGQ, from the exons ATGCAGCAACAGCAGGACCCAGCACCCGCCGATCCCGACCCACTGCCGCCCCCCGACCTCGGTGATGCCGCCGCCTCGTCCGCAACGCAGACGATCCCTTCCCGCAACGCCTCCTCCAAGTACGATTTCGTCAAGGTCAAGGTCTGGCTCGGGGAGAACGCCGACCACTACTACGTCCTCTCCAGGTtcctcctcagcaggatgctcacaGTCACCAAG ATTCCTAATCATGTCGCCATCAAGATTGCCCTTGAGCTCAAGAAGCTGCTTGTCGACAACAGCCTGCTTGATGT ATCCCAGAGTGATCTAGAGGCTAATCTGTTCAAG CTTATGGAAAAACGGGGATACGGAGAGGAGTATATAAATCGCTATAAAATGATGACAAG GTTCCATCATCAACGGGTTCCACTAGTAATTTTGGTGTGTGGAACTGCCTGTACTGGAAAATCAACAATCGCTACACAACTTGCTCAGAGGCTCAATTTGCCTAATGTTTTGCAG ACTGACATGGTGTATGAGCTGCTGCGGACATCAACAGA TGCGCCACTTACTTCAGTTCCTGTGTGGGCTCGCGATTTTAATTCACCTGAAGAGCTTATCACTGAATTCTGCAGAGAATGCAGAGTTGTACGCAAGG GTTTGGCTGGCGATTTGAAGAAGGCCATGAAAGATGGGAAACCAATTATTATAGAG GGAATACATTTGGATCCAAGCATTTATCTTATGGATGAGGAAAAGAGTGATGGTAATTCCAGGACGGAGAAGACAGTAACAGATTCTGAAAATCCAGGCATCTCTGTAGAAAGGAAGGTCGAACATCAATTCAAAAATGGACTAGCAGAGAACAGAATGGATTCTACTGAGGACAACAAAAACTTTGTCAAAAGCAAAAAAAGCACGCTGGAGAAAGGTAGAACCAGTGAAGGTCTATCTTATGCTCAGAACCACGAAACCAAGGTCCATGATTCTGCACGTTCTCAAGAAAAAAATCCCAAGGATGAAA GTGATGGGCACAAAGATTTGGACCAACAGAAGAATAATGCCACCAAGAAAGACAAACCTGCTGCTGAGCCGATAATTGTTCCAATTGTACTGAGGATGTCTGATTTTGATCACAAA GCATTGCTAGAGGAATGGATAGCCACTAGAGCTTTCAGAGATAATTGCATTCCTCAG GATCATCGGAAACTTATAAACAACCTTAAGCTTATTCAGGACTACCTTTGTTCTTTTGAGTCACAG GGATTGACCATTGTTGATATCTCAGCAAATTCGTTTCCTCAAACATTAGATTGGCTTCACAGCTATCTTCTTCAG TGCATCGAGCGAGGTCTTTTGGCTGCGTGTTTAGAAAGCTGCAATCAAGGTCAATGA